In the Drosophila teissieri strain GT53w chromosome 3R, Prin_Dtei_1.1, whole genome shotgun sequence genome, ttaattattaacttatacaaaatcaacaacaacaacaacaaaagtaataaaaccaacaacaaaacatttataaaaagaactctaattttaattttagccattaaatatatttaaataaacatactTAACGAACCCATCCCCTCATTCGTTCCTAaaaccatccatccatccatacCCCGATTATCTTAAGCCTTTCTTCTAACAGCTGCTGTACCAAAGAGCATAGTTTTTGCTGCTAAATCAACTATTTGAGCCCACTGTAGCCCCACTGGCGACTATACCCGaaccaaaaaaccgaaaaaaaaccaaataaacactacTTCCGCCCTTCAGTTACTTTAAAGAACCAGCCTTAATcagtaataaaaacatatttaatacCAATCAAGAAAACTTGTGTTTTGGATCTTTTCATCGCAACGGAAACTCTTCTCTCAATGGCCCCTAATTTTCTAACATCTCATTCGCATTTcgatattaatattaatgtcaATGTTTTACCTTGTCCAGTTCGCTGTTGTCTTTTGTCTAGTCTCTCGTTTCACtactaaaatcaaaacataGTAATTCGCATTACACTGTGCGGTGCCTGTATATATAAACTGCCAACAATACTcaaaaactaaacatttatataaactcaaatgaaatatttaacgAACTCTGTATTGAAAATGTATGTTTCACGTTCTCTGGCAGACAACTTATACTCGTAGATTTCCAATCAAAAACTTCCAATTTGTAATCGTGTTTCGTGCCCACAGTTTTGTGTAATTTGTACTATGTATTTTGTTTCGgatgttgtttgttttccattgCGAGAGTTTCTCGAACATCGTTGGTTGGTGAGGCTTTTCGTTCTGGTAAGTACAAGATTATAGGGATTTTTAGTGGTTAATTATTGCAGACGCCAAGGTAGTCACTTTTGGAAAAGTGTTGATGCCTTTAAGTAGCTTTTAATTCAGTTAAGGAAAGACTAGCAAAAGTTGTAATACCAAAAAGTGTAAAGGATATTCATAGTATCATTCTATTTACAGCCATAACAGCCACTGGACATATAAACTAAGTGTTTTCCAAATTGTATAATATATCCTATTTAATATCAATGCCaaagttttgtaattttagtGATAGTATATTTTGatagtatatataatatatgggGTCAAAACTATACACTTCAGCAGGAGCAGTTCAACGAGGCCCCACTTAGTCAGGCACTTATTGTTGCAACTAGACACTTGCAGCTTTGCCAATGACTGCCAGTGATTCTCGACATGGTTACTCACTTCTGGTTACCCCGTTCTGGTTTCAGCTCGTCGCTCGGCCTCGCCGTTCCGCCCCTCGAGGACGACCCGCGCCGGCAGCGAGCCGTACGTGCCACCGCCGAGCTACTGGAACCGCGAGGGCAGCGTGCCACGCGGAGGACCCTCGGTCTTCGATCGCGCCACCAGCTTGGCCCCGTTCACGCGGCCCAGCTTCCGGGCCAGCTCGTTGGAGCCGCTGGACGAACTCTTTGAACGTAAGTTGCCCGCGATCGCCGAGGCTGATTCGGCGCCAGCTGATGCGCCCAGTCGGCCACTCGGTATTTTTGAGCGCGCCGGTTCGCCAAGTCCCACTCCCGTGAAAGCCGGTCGCTGGGGACCCCGTCCCACCGAAGTCGCCTACGATGCTGAGGGTAAACATCCAAATTTCACCTATACTTTCACTACctttaaacaaaagaaaaacccaaaaaaatccGATGAAGAGACGAAATTTGCGTGTTATTGTTCAATTTGATGTGACTTTCTATCGGCTTCCTTTGCCTCTCGAAATGCGACACAAAACCGAGATGATGGAGTTTGTGGCGATGGAGCGATGATGATAATGTGCGGCGAACGCGTTGAAAAATCGTTGCCATATTTTTCGCGACGTGTTCAGACCACTTTCGTCCTTAAcacgcccactccgcccatTCCGCCCATCTGGTGGCCATataatttgtcaaaattaTTTCCACTCTTTGGCTGCGCCAGCACGAGTACTTCTAGTGTCTCTCGTgttttgagtttgagtttgccagcagcatcagcaaaaTTAGTACAGTATTGCCCGAAGTGTAAGCGCCGCGCTTTCCGTCCTCGAAGGCAAATCGATTGAatgattttcaaattttcaaaattttgcaAATATATTATGAAAATTCTCAATTTCACTCACTTTCAATAGTTGCACATTTTAATACCAAGTATATCGGatagtttttgaaaataatgtaGACACAAACGTGAATTGCCTTATAACACCaattaaattcaatgaaaatacTTGTGTAAATTATGAccataaaataatttaattgctttccGTTCAATTGAATACCAAAAATCCAATGAAGAAATTTTGCCAGATTTGAAAACCCATTTAACGCTTCATTCAATCGGTTTGCATTCCCCGTTAAAACCACAAATCCCAAACCAGAACCCACCTTCATATGCCCACTGGTTCGCTTATCGATGTGCTCACTGTAGCGCCTGTCCATCCTGCCACCTGTCACTCTCTATCGAATTCCCGTATCACTTTTCCTCGcatttccccccattttcctttGGTATTTTTTCCACAACGAAACCCCAACATACGCAtggaaaatatcaaattattgTTGATTGTTAAagcgttgtttttttttatttgatttacttttattttagtttaaaaaaacatagcaaaaacaaaaaatatttttctttctgctCTTCTTGTATACATTGCTACAACAATACAAACAATATCAAATGAAACCCCACAACATCTGATTGTATACCCAACAAATCGCACAACAACGCAATGCAACATCCAACACCGATACTACCATCCAACCATACCATCTCTGATGAtgactactactactactactgctACTGAAATGCCAACAAAACAGGACTCCCCATCTTCCACCCACGCAACCGGTTCAGGGATCTGCTGAGCCCCAGCCCCAACTTGCCGATCTCCTCGATCGTGCGCGATCCCTTCTGGTGGGACGTGGATGACCTGGTGCCCTTCCGCGCCACCTCGGTGCCCCGTGCCTCGAGCCCCGTGGCCAGGGACTCGTACTTGTCGCCGGTGAAGAACCGCTACTTGTGGTCCAAGCACCCAGCCAGACCCTTGACACGTAAGCTATAGATTCCTGATCCTTGATTGCTGATTCCTAGAGATTCCCCCATTTGATCTTACCAACGGTGGGGCTCAAATTGTGTTGAACGTGGGGGGAACATTTCATTGGCTGTTGGTAAGATCGCCttctgtatatacatacaaacagtttgtaaatattttccaattggTGCTCCCTTTCCCTAGATGCCCCTAGAGAAATTACCATAAAAGCATGAGAGAAATATACTTGCACCAGATAAAAGTCAAAAGTAATAGAGACCACTACAATTTCATGTAAAAAGCAGATAGAAGCATCCTAGATTTTTTGGGAATATTTTATAAGCAATggtttaatattgttttaatgTCGAGTTTCATTTCTTGTTTCgtaacttaaattaaatttgtttattaattttaaaagtgtaaacCTTGAGAACTCGGGAATGTGctttccataaatatttcgaGTTTTCCGTgctctttaaataatttcatatgATTTTCTTTCATGGTTttgtaaaattatattttacccGACACATTTTCcaatattgtttatatttaacattattatttttattttatttacattttaattatcataaaCAGCTGAGGAAGAGGATTTATtctaaacaaaatatatagaatCAAAATCACAAACAATCGTTTAGCTCTAATAACAAAGCGACGCTATATCAATCATATAGCACTTCTgtaatttttttgtacttaattttacataaattacatGTAacgaaatgtaaaaaaaaacaaattggtaagaaaaaggaaaacgcaTGACAAACGATAAATTTGTTCATTGTAGAAGCTACACAAATGACTTGTAGTGCTCACATAATATCCTATAGACAAAAACCTACCCTGTAGTACCCTGAATTAGTAGTTTTCCACAACAAGTAGTGTTAATAACATATAATCGATATATGCATAAGTTTATGAATGATTGGGTTCTGTAGTCTTTGTAATTGTTGAGATACGAAAAATGTTTTAGGTTATTTACCTTATTGATGCATTTTGGCATCccttaaatttggtttttgacTTGCAATTAGCTCGTTctggaaataaattaaaaatatatgcctTTATTgcttatttcaatatttatcttataaaatattaatacacTCTATTTGAAATTTTACGATATCTACTTAGACACTTCAGAGCCCTCTCATTGCAATCCAAATTGTTTTTAACCCATGTAGCAAACACATGAAACAACTTCTGCATGCCACACACCTcttattccatttaaatgtttttttcgaGTATTGTTTGCGATTTAGAGGTAATATTGATACATTTTTCGATCCGTAGCTCACCGCTCAATTTTGTAAACGAACGAAACAACGAACTACAACCAACAAGAACATCctgaagaacaaaaacaacgaaTGCATCACAAGGGGCCCCCAAAACAACGACAACCAGTTTTGGAGTAGATCAGTAGCAAAAGGCTTTGCGAGTCTTAATATCCGTGAACAACGTTTgaattttttcaaaactgcAAGAACTCCTCTCGGAACCAGAAGACAACATCATTCCCGTCTGGGGTTCTCAATATATTTGCCAAGAAGTGCGTAATTCCcgtagaaaaaaaaataacaaccgAATAAAACTCAAACActctgtttaatttttattttccgattTCTTAAGAACCTATCGTAAATGTTAAGTGCaagaatatgaaaaaaatcgatttacatttattataataaaacaataaaatcaactTATGAGTTCCCATTTGAAACATCAACATCGCGCAATCAATGGGCTTCATAAATTGTTCCTTTTTTGTATATCTTAGATGCtatatataacaaatatttatacaactatttgtatttgtaaaaAACGTAAAACGTATCGTCTCTGTTGCGGAGCTCGATGACATTTAGAAAACTGTATAAGGGATATGTATATCTGCCACAACACATCCAACATTCGGCCTTTCCATACATATACCACACATTTTCGATTTGtaataaaacaaagaaaaaaacaacaaaattatggataataataaaaaaacttctaaaacccaattgattgatttagTAATCCTGAAAACTCTGGGCATTTACTTAGGGTAATCTCATAGTTTTctttgaaatacattttaataactttaaCAACTCGATATTGACTCAAAGTCCATTGGGATGCAATGTCCCATTTTCTGGTCCCTTCTCCGGGTTTCCCCCCTTGTCTAGTGGCCCTTGCCATTTATCTTTCCATTTACTGCCCCAATGCTCCATTTTTTCCAAGTTCCTTTGACGTTTTTGGCGTTTAGCACGCAATTGTTTCGCACTTCTTGTGCGCTCATATTCTCCGCCTGCCATTTGTCTTGGCCAtggctgttggccaagtttgcGGAGAGCTGGGAAAACCCAGAGGGAGCGGGAAAATTTCATGGGGACGGGGACTGGGGAAATATTCCCTGGCCTGGTGGGAGCCTGTCAAGCTCCCGGCCTATGGAACACGCTTCATTGTGTTTGCTCTTCAATCGCCTTAATTTTCCCTGCTCTTTTATTGTTACTGGTCATTTGTGACTTCTTTTTTGGCTACACATAgatgtgtttcttttttcatttcacttaatTATTGATCCTAACgaattttctatttgccaaaGGTCAATGCAATGTCAGAGCCAACTCGTGGCAGATCTCAACTGCCGTGTTTCAATAgcatttcaattgcttttTAACTGCGTTCCCTcgagtgtctgtgtgtgtgtgtatgtgtgctttcggggaaaatggaaaatgcttgCCCAGTCACGTGCAGACTTTGCAATTTTCGTGTTTCTCCAGcccgtttaattaaaatatttattaattttcccgGCAGTATATGTATTACATACACGCATAATCAGGGCCCACAGCCAAGCTCCCTTTTTGACTATATCACGATAAATGCCTAATGGGAATGGGATGAATGATTTTGCCTCAATGAGTTgagttttttttgggttgggAGTGAGGTAAATGGCTGTGCGAACATGGAGCGTGATTCACATTTAGACCTATCTTTCACCCTGTCAGGTTTAATTGACTTATTGAAGCCAGAAAGCTAGCAGAAAATGAGCCTTCGCTAAaagggaaaagaaaacttttggGAGCGAGAAATGTGGCTAGAATTCAGATGAAGccatttcacattttgcaAACGAGCATCAAGTATAAGTTTAAATCAACTGACACATATTATTTATCCCTGTTATCACTGTAAATTTAAACGAACAAGCTtaattgaaatagtttttcgTGAACTTCCCTTTAAACAAGTTTacatttggccaaatttaaattgtagtAATCGAAAAAGAGCCAAGCCACAAAGTTGGGTAGTGGCAAATTGCGGCTGCTGTTATCTGTCAAAATGTTTGAATCTGCCTCGTTCGGTTGTCATCTGCGGTTTTCCGACGGCGACGCCTGTTGCTGACGTCCTTGCTTTTTTCGAGttctttttggctttggttttggccccGAACTCAAGATTTATGTCTTTGCAGAAACTTTTTTCGTGCCGGTTATCGTTGGCCATCAAGTGCACGTGCCCGAGAGTTGGCCATAACTGACAGCTCCTGTGCTAATTGGTCAGGGTCCTTTTTCCGCCtcgtgtgcatgtgtgtgtgtgtgtgtgttggccactTGACATGCACGTCACGGAGACAAGAAGAAAAGAGAAGTGaaaagtgttgcctacttttgagCTGCACTTCCATTGTTTTCGATGGCTGCCAACCCGAAAAAAAGGGTTTGCTTGTCGAGTCTTTGGCTACAATTTGCTTTTGAACCAAATTTAAAGTGAAACCAAGTCGAGCGTGGAATTTGGCTTGCTTGACTGCGGCTTGGGTCaggcaaattaattacatCAAACacgcaaatttaatttgtccGCACGAAAGTCAGGCTCGGTCAGAGATGAATGAAAGTGAAAACGAGTCAATTGAAGGCTTCCCGCAGGCTTGCCGGCTGACTGTGCTGGATGGCACAATCAAACTACCCCGAAGTCATTAGCCAGATAATCCCACACCCCTTTCTGCCTCACAGCCACCCTGCTGATGAAAGGTGCTTGAActgttttattatgtattatctTCGCTGGCCCAGACGATGATGGGGCAACTTTAATTATTTGTGAATATTGTGTCCGGTGGTATAAGGGAGGTCGAATTACGGGGTTCACCAGTTTCATTGAAGgttaaattaaagttaaatgaTGATAAGTGGTTCACATGAAATGTGTTTATATCACTGCAGTTGTGAAATTGTGCAGAAAATTGGGGATAAGAGTGAACGAATGAAAAGTTTCTTactgctttcccgctttttGTTATCAATCGTAGCAtcgctcatacgccacgttgtcCTAACTTCGGCAGCATTTATGAGCGCAACTTCTGTTTGTTCTCGAAAACTAACTCTACAGTGAGCTTAGCACAACTTAGATGTATTTCTGGAAAACTTGGGGAGGCCAATGTACGGAAAGGTATTttgcaaaaacgaaaacaacttTTTCATTAGCAACAACACCTGAGAGACCCCAGCTGAGCCAGCTAACAATGGCGTAAGTCACAACTAAAAGGAAAAGTTTGAGTTGTAGAAAACTCACAAAGCTGTCAAGTATCACTGCGAGTAGAATAAGTTTgagaaaaacttaaataatgcAATGCTTTCTGATACtttctatttaaaataaacatttcagaattatataaaaagtGTTGGGCATATTCCCCTAAAAATGTGCAAGAAATAACCATAAGGATGTAACTTTTGGCTGGTTTTTTCCTCACTCGAAGCCGCAACTTTGATTGATCAGGCTGGAACTGATTAATGTGTCCGACGGCAGGATTCTGTGTCCTGTGAAATCCCTGCGCTAAGTGATTAGCTTTGAGATATCCATCTTACTTTCTTGCGCGCAACTTTAGCCGCGAGCAAATTGAGACTGAGCGCCGCTCGGGTCATTTATCAAAAACATTATATCTTATATCGCAAAATTAGCGATATTTTTCGATGAAACCCCTCTCCAACCAACGAAAAATCAGAACCAAACGAAGGTCAACCCACGAGATGCTCAAGAACTGGATGCCACAAGGAGGCCCGGGGATGCGGAAGTGATTACTTTTCGGTGTCCTCCAAAAATGCCAAGAGGCTTAAGTGAGTGGCTTTTTTCCACCCTTTCAAGTGAATTATGAAGAGCTTTTCCGAGTGCGTGCGGAGATTGTgagaattttcaatttttcattgCGGATATTAAGCATTAATGGGAATGGAGTTTCGCTGTATGCTGAGCTgattaaaaatgtaagaaaCATGTCGATGGATACgagtttctatttttttgtacaaGGTGGGAGATCAGGAAATCAAACAACGTTGGTAAATAGCACAAATTGTCAAGGTTCATTATTGAAATGCCATTACAATTCACCATTTTCAGCCACAATTTAGGTAATTCActtgcataaaaataaaatgtccCAAATGTCATTCGCAATTCGCAAGTGGCGCTGCATAATCAGGCTGTCATCGCAGTAAATGGtatgaaaaaaaaggaaaaaggaactcacctaaatttaaaattaaattttacccTAAGTGGGACAATTTTGAAAAGATTCCTCTTCCTTTCAATGgaacgtaaatataatttgtaggGTCCCGAGGTGAtttccctaagctttttgccccaaacaacaaattcataagcgaatatatatgtaaatgctGTGTGTATATTTGCATACAACTTTCGAACAATTTCTGAGGGCGTCCTCAATCTTCAAGGTTGAATTTCGCCCACATAGGCTCCCTGCGAACTGAGATACTTTCCCGATTTTCTCATTCATAATAAATGCATTGCAATTTCCCaacaccccaaaaaaaaagcagttTGCTCTTTTAGGATTGTGCACACATTTTCCGTTTAGGCAAGCATAAAAATTGGAAATCAATTCGTTTGCAAGCATCGCAGCATGGAAAATGATATCATGAGCAACATTTTTTgcagtaaaatattttctcattttattGTGGCAGACAAGAAAAAGCTGTTGACCTTTTTGCCGCTGGTAAATTAAATACGATTTTCAGGAGAGTTGCCCTCATGATTAATGCGGTTGCAGTTGCTTTCCTTTCATTGTGGCTTTTTGAGTTGGATTGTTTTCCAACTATTGGCAGCTTGAAGAGGTGAAGTAAGCTGCCGTAATGAaagtaaattgatttattaagGTTTTCCGATCTCTCaccacaaatatatatatataaattattataaattccCAAAGACTGGCACAAGCGAGAATTCTTCAATGGATTCGCTTTAACATTTCACCGGATCCTTGGACGATGGCTTGCGCCCATATTTACTCAGCACTTTAAGCTGGAGAAAGGACCTCGGAAGGGTCCCCTCATAATCCGCCTTCCATCTGGCGGAATGTGGGTCAACATCTGCAGTGGAGGAAGCCACCCCGAATCCGTGGGTTATTTATGCTGAACcaaagcatatttatttacttgtttGTGTTTGAGCGAGTCCGAGCACACATAGAGTTAGATGCCATTCATTGTGCGGCACTCAGACGACTCTGGTtggcattgttattgtttgctcAGATCCTGTGGACAGACAAGTCCTGGAAGGACTCTAGTATGTTAATGAACAGTAATCTGGCCAGCTTAAGTGAAGGGTATCACAGGACCGAGGGGTGGAGGAATGGCTCTTGAAAGTTGTGGAGCGTTCGACAATGAAGACAAATCAAATTGGGGTTAACGCATCAATTGCTCGACTTTCGCTCTTCGTAAACAAATGCCATGCCTTTCATCTTATTTGTCATGACAACCCACAGTTTTGGACAGTCATAGCACCCTCCTACTTTTCGCTGTACTCGTACTTCGTGGAACCATCAAAGATTATGgctcagtcagccagtcagtcggGTTTTCATTGACTTATTTATGGGTCGTAATGAGTAAATGCGAGTCAAGTAATTGATCCCACTGGGGGTACgacaacaaacaaagccaATGTAAATTGTACATCAACTTGTTTTCGCGCACAATAAACGCCAGCGTTATTACATACATTGACTTCTGGGAAAATAAGTGACTTGTTCACTGTGTGATTGATTTTGAGAGAATAGGTTAAAAACATGTTGTCGAAACAATCTTTTCTGGGTTTATCTTTAAATTAACGTTAGCTCTTATATCTGTATCACACAAGATAAGGTATCTAAAAAATATAGATATTTACAGAACCTAAACCTTTAAGACTGCCTTAGAAAGAAGGGAAATTTTCCTGGTGGCGTTTCAAACGAATTTCAGCCTGCCGTAAAGGTTTTATCCCAGACAAAAGCCGTCAAAGTTTCCCCCCTTTGCACGGCGTCATTTGAAGCGTTCTCGTAAACTTTTCTGACTTGTTTAtttgcaaacaatttgccTATTTGCTTATGGTTTCTGCCTGATTAAACATGCCAAACACAcgcagccaaagccaaagccacagCCACATAACGAACATAACGATGCCAGGCGATAACTTTTTGAAATGCTATCAAATGCCCTTTTTCGCAGTGGAAATTCGTGGGCCTGGTTGCTGGTTTTTCAGCCATCTCAGCTTTGTGTGCGATATCTTTCTATCAATAAAAGAATACGGGgacaacaaaatgaaactgtCAGCTGAAACAGCTTTCGGCGACCTTGGTAACCATGGCCATTTGACTCCTTGACTTGCCgagccaaaaacttttctcGCAGCCTCCAGTCAGGTTTATTTGCTGGAgtgtgaaaaaaaaagaggattTTTGGGCCAAAATCCGAAACCCAAGTAGTTGGGAGAGTGCGGGAAACCACACCGCCtatttaatcaaattgaaaCCACTTAACAGATGTCGGGcaaggaattttaattaaatttaaaagttacaTTTAAATGACCTCTTGGCTGTAATTCAATTTCCCCAAATTTCTTGAATGTTGTCCAATAAAATTGCCAGCCAAATGTGACAGAGAACGCAGGGAGGATCCCAAATATGCGGCCGAAATTCCGGCAAAGTAAATTGCAACACCTGAGGAAGATGCTTAAGAGATTGCCTAATTTAAATCCcaattacatatatttttccttttccgctgaaattgaattcaatGTTTGCCGTCTTGAGTGTCTACCTTTTTGTTCAacttggttttgttttcgttttgaatACAATTTGGGTCAGAGCACCTAAAAAATactatgaaatttaaattaaatttaaagggATTTTCACGAGCTTCTTCTTCAGAATTAATTGAACCTTGTGCCCACACATTTTCATCTTTTTCTTTCGTTAAGGAACTCACCTAATCTGATTTAAGCGCATTCCGCACTGATAGCTTCAGCTTTTATGCCgaaaatatattgaattttaaagtCTGTGGGCGCAAATGGCTTTAAACTTGCGTTTTTTCTTTACATGAATCATAGTATCTCTGGCTTTTTGCTTTAAACAAAGAAAGGAGAGAACTAAACAGAAACTTCCTGAACGAAGCAAATTCATTTGACTGCTTGTCGCGCCCCATAAATGTGCACTTcgtttttattacaaattaaacacAACTGCGGCTTTCGGCCTTATTCATTTTCACCCACTTTCCTCTAAGCCGCTTTCCAGGAGATTTTCCTGGTGCTTTTGGCCGG is a window encoding:
- the LOC122619315 gene encoding uncharacterized protein LOC122619315 isoform X5, which translates into the protein MFKNHLEMIGRNESPSKKAKFWQSYIRSLKGSEDIRAHEAPRASRPYSSYLDSPSYRSIYDEPATANERVQSSGYRYLPVSRDTYGYSPRAIYDHHYSRTKKAWNDHLKRMQEIERRYPSRYGLYLKDKPLTPNALVPLEYEPEDKLLAELNKARRSASPFRPSRTTRAGSEPYVPPPSYWNREGSVPRGGPSVFDRATSLAPFTRPSFRASSLEPLDELFERLPIFHPRNRFRDLLSPSPNLPISSIVRDPFWWDVDDLVPFRATSVPRASSPVARDSYLSPVKNRYLWSKHPARPLTPEEEDLF
- the LOC122619315 gene encoding uncharacterized protein LOC122619315 isoform X2, coding for MFKNHLEMIGRNESPSKKAKFWQSYIRSLKGSEDIRAHEAPRASRPYSSYLDSPSYRSIYDEPATANERVQSSGYRYLPVSRDTYGYSPRAIYDHHYSRTIPANYDAEKAWNDHLKRMQEIERRYPSRYGLYLKDKPLTPNALVPLEYEPEDKLLAELNKARRSASPFRPSRTTRAGSEPYVPPPSYWNREGSVPRGGPSVFDRATSLAPFTRPSFRASSLEPLDELFERKLPAIAEADSAPADAPSRPLGIFERAGSPSPTPVKAGRWGPRPTEVAYDAEGLPIFHPRNRFRDLLSPSPNLPISSIVRDPFWWDVDDLVPFRATSVPRASSPVARDSYLSPVKNRYLWSKHPARPLTPHRSIL
- the LOC122619315 gene encoding uncharacterized protein LOC122619315 isoform X1; protein product: MFKNHLEMIGRNESPSKKAKFWQSYIRSLKGSEDIRAHEAPRASRPYSSYLDSPSYRSIYDEPATANERVQSSGYRYLPVSRDTYGYSPRAIYDHHYSRTIPANYDAEKAWNDHLKRMQEIERRYPSRYGLYLKDKPLTPNALVPLEYEPEDKLLAELNKARRSASPFRPSRTTRAGSEPYVPPPSYWNREGSVPRGGPSVFDRATSLAPFTRPSFRASSLEPLDELFERKLPAIAEADSAPADAPSRPLGIFERAGSPSPTPVKAGRWGPRPTEVAYDAEGLPIFHPRNRFRDLLSPSPNLPISSIVRDPFWWDVDDLVPFRATSVPRASSPVARDSYLSPVKNRYLWSKHPARPLTPEEEDLF